In the Thiovulum sp. ES genome, one interval contains:
- a CDS encoding Xaa-Pro aminopeptidase (PFAM: Metallopeptidase family M24; Creatinase/Prolidase N-terminal domain), with protein MNYLYKDENSIYYEVSYSNDNSLLLSLDSTKVLFTDARYIEEAKNEAINCDVVEAERSLVDTLVEILKSEKVKEVIFDPNEWTVADFDSLKNKIEISFVSKPNFSKEKRMVKTDKEVEFISTAARYGKASFQRFKDYLSVKGIGKKESELNYKLRNIIQQKGSLELSFHPIVAFNENTSKPHATSSDKRLSNGDLILVDAGVKYKRYCSDRTETFMFQQTKFSYAKMTPKVQKIYDIVQKAHDETVAKAKIGMKASEIDKIARDIITEAGYGKNFMHSTGHGVGLDIHEFPNISERSDVVIEENMVFTIEPAIYIPNFMGTRIENMVVMKNDGAKVL; from the coding sequence ATGAATTATCTATATAAAGATGAAAATTCTATCTATTATGAAGTTTCTTACAGCAATGATAATTCTCTTCTTCTCTCTTTAGATTCCACAAAAGTTCTTTTTACAGATGCTAGATATATCGAAGAGGCAAAAAATGAAGCTATCAACTGCGATGTTGTTGAAGCTGAAAGAAGTCTTGTTGATACTCTTGTGGAAATTCTAAAAAGTGAAAAAGTTAAAGAAGTTATTTTCGATCCAAATGAATGGACTGTTGCTGATTTTGACAGTTTAAAAAATAAGATTGAAATATCTTTTGTCTCAAAACCAAATTTCTCAAAAGAGAAACGAATGGTTAAAACAGATAAGGAAGTTGAATTTATTTCAACAGCTGCAAGGTACGGAAAAGCATCTTTCCAGAGATTTAAAGATTATCTTTCAGTTAAAGGTATTGGGAAAAAAGAGAGTGAATTAAATTATAAGTTGCGAAATATTATCCAGCAAAAAGGTAGTTTAGAACTCTCTTTTCACCCAATTGTTGCTTTTAACGAAAATACTTCAAAACCACATGCGACCTCATCGGACAAAAGACTCTCAAACGGAGATTTAATTCTTGTTGATGCAGGAGTAAAATACAAAAGATATTGTTCTGACAGAACTGAAACTTTTATGTTCCAACAGACAAAATTCTCTTATGCAAAAATGACACCAAAAGTTCAAAAAATTTATGACATTGTTCAAAAAGCTCATGACGAAACAGTTGCAAAAGCAAAAATTGGAATGAAAGCTTCAGAAATTGACAAAATTGCTCGAGACATAATTACAGAAGCTGGTTATGGAAAAAATTTCATGCATTCTACTGGTCACGGTGTTGGTCTTGATATTCATGAGTTTCCAAATATTTCAGAAAGAAGTGATGTTGTTATTGAGGAGAATATGGTTTTTACAATTGAACCTGCAATTTACATTCCTAATTTTATGGGAACACGAATTGAAAATATGGTTGTTATGAAAAATGATGGAGCAAAGGTTTTATAA
- a CDS encoding 3-dehydroquinate dehydratase, type II (PFAM: Dehydroquinase class II~TIGRFAM: 3-dehydroquinate dehydratase, type II), translated as MKITVIQGPNLNMLGIREQNIYGGMKLEQIHGQMRDVADKNGFEIEFFQSNLEGEIVDKIQECYGESDGIIINPAGFTHTSIAIRDALTAVNIPTVEVHISNIYKREEFRHKSMIAPVVAGQISGFGPFSYHLAIISMMQILNEIKAIKQQQQQQKIPQQ; from the coding sequence ATGAAAATTACAGTTATTCAAGGTCCAAATTTAAATATGCTTGGAATTAGAGAGCAAAATATTTATGGTGGAATGAAGTTAGAGCAAATTCATGGTCAAATGAGAGATGTCGCAGACAAAAATGGTTTTGAAATCGAATTTTTTCAATCAAATCTTGAGGGTGAAATCGTAGATAAAATTCAAGAGTGTTATGGTGAAAGCGATGGAATTATTATTAATCCAGCAGGTTTTACACACACTTCAATTGCAATCAGAGATGCACTTACTGCTGTTAATATCCCGACTGTTGAAGTTCATATCAGTAATATTTATAAAAGAGAAGAGTTCCGACACAAATCGATGATCGCTCCAGTTGTTGCAGGTCAAATTTCTGGTTTTGGTCCATTTAGTTATCACCTAGCAATTATTTCAATGATGCAAATTTTAAATGAGATAAAAGCTATTAAACAGCAACAACAACAACAAAAAATTCCTCAACAATAA